One Gimesia aquarii DNA segment encodes these proteins:
- the sixA gene encoding phosphohistidine phosphatase SixA, producing MELLIIRHGKAENAGVVPGGDAARPLSEYGSQQFRKVAHWIGEHQSAPELILHSPLVRTTQTAQILQDAVELNDDLCYPQNWLGFGLNLEPLISFVRSSEFERIAIIAHMPDVARCTADLIGGGSITFKPGNVACIKFDTMIGIGLGSLKWHLSAPLF from the coding sequence ATGGAACTACTAATTATCAGGCATGGAAAAGCTGAAAATGCAGGTGTTGTTCCCGGAGGTGACGCGGCAAGACCATTATCAGAATACGGCAGCCAACAGTTTAGAAAAGTGGCTCATTGGATTGGCGAACATCAGAGTGCTCCTGAGTTGATTTTGCACAGTCCTTTAGTAAGAACAACTCAGACTGCACAGATTTTACAAGATGCTGTGGAGTTGAATGATGACCTATGTTATCCACAAAACTGGCTGGGGTTTGGACTGAATCTGGAACCATTGATTTCATTCGTCCGGTCTTCCGAATTTGAGAGAATTGCAATTATCGCTCATATGCCGGACGTGGCTCGATGTACTGCTGATTTAATCGGGGGTGGTTCGATTACATTTAAGCCAGGAAATGTCGCTTGTATTAAATTTGATACAATGATTGGTATTGGACTTGGCAGTTTAAAATGGCACCTGAGTGCACCGCTTTTTTAA
- a CDS encoding DUF3604 domain-containing protein, whose protein sequence is MNYRNFFGDLHNHNQVGYALGSLDRSFEIARNHLDFYAFTPHSYWPDVEEYDGKITHKWRNGFHIARSRWPEVVELAKQFDSPGEFVTILGYERHGTEEGDYHILYPDMDGDYELIEDLVELQAFARQRGCLLIPHHPANRLGHRGFDARKLASDVSPVLEIHSEWGCAEHDRAPFPYKRHTEGGRWTKHTLQYYLNQGYRLGVIASTDDHLGHPGGYREGLAAIKATELTRPAIFDAIRNRRTYAVSGDRIELDFFLNEHIMGQELAFTDQRQLKVHVRGWDVIDRVEVLKNGRVIHRNFPVDNEPDNHSWEKPVVLRFEYGWGPWPALGWGGTADWNFTVNVDGGSIEQIQPCFTTGPLDEFRRDQILEQSAHKLKIQSFTALKQQVDDWSQKAIVMRIQGDANTKVSISCIEPGECQLSQTFADLAVSNEMLFTRPFPWESAMLHRIVFHDQWETEFELEDTGEGKQDDWYYVRVIQSNGEMAWSSPIWVNKK, encoded by the coding sequence TTGAACTACCGAAATTTTTTTGGTGATCTTCATAACCACAACCAGGTAGGTTATGCACTGGGCTCTCTGGATCGCTCTTTTGAAATTGCTCGAAATCATTTGGATTTTTATGCATTCACGCCTCATTCTTACTGGCCTGATGTTGAAGAGTATGATGGAAAAATCACGCATAAGTGGCGAAACGGGTTTCACATTGCTCGTTCTCGCTGGCCTGAAGTTGTCGAGTTAGCAAAACAATTTGACAGCCCCGGAGAGTTCGTCACAATCCTGGGTTATGAGCGGCATGGAACTGAAGAAGGGGACTATCATATTCTCTATCCAGACATGGATGGTGACTATGAACTAATTGAAGATTTGGTGGAACTGCAAGCGTTCGCCAGACAAAGAGGCTGTCTACTGATTCCTCATCATCCAGCCAACCGTCTGGGGCATAGAGGATTTGATGCCCGAAAATTGGCTTCAGACGTTTCACCAGTTCTGGAAATCCATTCCGAATGGGGATGTGCTGAGCATGACCGTGCCCCTTTCCCTTATAAGCGACATACAGAAGGAGGCCGTTGGACGAAACATACATTGCAATATTATCTTAACCAGGGTTATCGATTAGGAGTGATTGCAAGTACTGACGATCACTTGGGACATCCTGGCGGTTACCGCGAAGGTCTTGCCGCAATTAAAGCCACTGAATTGACCCGACCTGCAATCTTTGATGCCATACGAAATCGGCGAACCTATGCTGTCTCTGGAGATCGGATTGAACTCGACTTTTTTCTAAACGAACACATAATGGGACAAGAGCTGGCGTTCACAGATCAACGTCAACTCAAAGTCCATGTTCGTGGCTGGGACGTCATTGATCGAGTCGAAGTTCTCAAAAATGGACGTGTGATTCATCGTAATTTTCCAGTAGACAATGAACCAGACAACCACTCCTGGGAAAAGCCTGTTGTCTTGAGATTTGAATATGGCTGGGGACCTTGGCCCGCTTTAGGCTGGGGAGGGACGGCTGACTGGAATTTCACGGTAAATGTTGACGGGGGAAGTATTGAACAAATTCAACCCTGTTTTACAACTGGCCCACTCGATGAATTTCGACGTGATCAAATCCTGGAACAATCCGCTCACAAGTTGAAAATCCAATCATTTACGGCGCTTAAGCAACAAGTGGATGACTGGTCTCAAAAAGCAATTGTGATGCGCATCCAGGGAGATGCAAACACAAAGGTCTCGATCTCCTGTATCGAACCGGGTGAATGCCAATTGTCACAGACTTTCGCCGATCTTGCTGTTAGTAATGAGATGTTATTTACACGTCCGTTTCCCTGGGAATCAGCCATGCTGCATCGAATTGTATTCCATGATCAATGGGAAACTGAATTTGAACTGGAAGATACTGGAGAGGGCAAACAGGACGATTGGTACTATGTCCGCGTAATTCAGTCAAATGGGGAAATGGCCTGGTCCAGCCCCATTTGGGTCAATAAAAAATGA
- a CDS encoding sulfatase, which translates to MMNFRYAFLLITLFLFPQQGLWSAEKQSDSKPNIIVILCDDLGYGDLACYGHPQIKTPHIDRLASQGMRLTDCYASAPVCSPSRAGLLTGRTPNRVGVYDWIPEGHPMHLKRDEVTIAQLLQKADYDTAHVGKWHCNGLFNSKKQPQPGDHGFQHWFSTQNNALPTHQNPNNFVRNGKPLGEIKGFSCQIVADEGIRWLKEWRAVDKPFFLHVCFHEPHERVASPPDLVKRYLDTTLYEDQAQYFANVANMDAAVGKLMKTLDELKLAENTLVFFTSDNGPETLNRYGKGSRRSWGTPGVLRGMKLHIYEGGIRVPGIIRWPGRIEAGQESNVPVSSVDMLPTFCEMVNISLPKNRELDGTSLLPLFAGNNDLQRSTPLFWNYYRANSTPRVAMREGDWKVVAHWSGPEGIRRLGNNVNSISQEYIKNAKLTKFELYNLKEDISEQHNLAWQERERLNHLKKKLTQKYKEVQKEGPVWDTKSYEQSREKSLFKDQAK; encoded by the coding sequence ATGATGAATTTTAGATATGCTTTTTTGTTGATCACGCTATTCCTTTTTCCACAACAAGGATTATGGTCCGCTGAGAAACAATCAGATTCAAAACCGAATATTATTGTGATTTTGTGTGATGATCTCGGTTATGGTGACCTCGCCTGTTATGGGCATCCTCAAATTAAAACACCTCATATAGATCGATTGGCTTCGCAGGGAATGCGATTGACTGACTGCTACGCGAGTGCACCTGTTTGTTCTCCTTCACGTGCCGGGCTACTCACTGGCAGAACTCCTAACCGAGTAGGAGTCTATGATTGGATTCCCGAAGGTCATCCGATGCATTTGAAGCGAGACGAAGTTACTATTGCTCAATTGTTGCAGAAAGCAGATTATGACACAGCACATGTAGGAAAATGGCACTGTAATGGTTTGTTTAATTCTAAAAAGCAACCACAGCCTGGTGATCATGGATTTCAGCACTGGTTTAGTACACAGAATAACGCCCTGCCCACACATCAAAATCCGAATAACTTTGTACGCAATGGTAAACCTCTCGGTGAGATCAAAGGTTTTTCCTGTCAGATAGTGGCAGATGAGGGCATTCGTTGGTTGAAAGAATGGAGGGCCGTTGACAAACCGTTTTTTCTACATGTCTGCTTTCATGAACCGCACGAACGAGTGGCATCTCCACCCGATCTTGTCAAACGGTATCTCGACACGACCTTATATGAAGATCAGGCACAGTATTTTGCGAATGTCGCTAATATGGATGCGGCCGTGGGTAAGTTAATGAAAACCCTGGACGAGTTGAAATTAGCCGAAAATACATTGGTCTTTTTCACTTCTGATAATGGGCCGGAGACTTTAAATCGTTATGGTAAAGGTTCAAGACGATCATGGGGAACTCCTGGGGTACTCCGAGGTATGAAATTGCACATTTATGAAGGTGGAATCCGAGTGCCTGGCATCATTCGGTGGCCAGGGCGCATCGAGGCAGGTCAAGAGAGTAACGTTCCTGTTTCAAGCGTGGACATGCTACCGACGTTCTGCGAAATGGTTAACATCTCACTTCCGAAAAATCGTGAGTTGGATGGAACGAGTTTGCTACCATTGTTTGCTGGGAATAATGACCTGCAAAGATCAACACCTCTGTTTTGGAATTATTATCGAGCCAATAGCACACCTCGCGTTGCGATGCGCGAAGGGGATTGGAAAGTGGTCGCACATTGGAGTGGGCCCGAAGGAATCCGTCGTTTGGGAAATAATGTCAATTCCATTTCTCAAGAGTACATTAAAAACGCGAAGTTGACTAAGTTTGAGCTTTATAACTTGAAAGAAGATATCAGCGAGCAGCACAATCTTGCCTGGCAGGAGCGGGAACGGCTGAATCATCTGAAAAAGAAATTGACTCAGAAATATAAGGAAGTCCAAAAAGAAGGTCCTGTTTGGGATACGAAGTCATACGAGCAAAGCCGTGAAAAATCGCTATTTAAAGATCAGGCGAAATAG
- a CDS encoding FAD-binding oxidoreductase, translated as MSSTQSDSLEEFIPASQTELSRFMTDNAATSQKQIFPVGGRTSLSVCCASSLSGIQVCTSQLNRVIDYPVRDMTITVEAGMRIDHLNEIVSAEGQRLPVDVPQSNRATLGGIIATNTSGPKRFSYGTIRDYVIGTSAVDGSGNLFKSGGRVVKNVAGYDLKKMLVGSLGSLAIISQVSLNLRPKPETLSMVWFTFDSYQKIDRALEALTTSGTRPTAIEYCNSKAAKQIAAESRFELPCENDVICISYEGSNNEVHWQTNKIIEEWKEFSPLSAQIVDSDHATRLYNAFVEYQTSSDDPVTLKAVVLPSQMLEFVEAATELNIAVQAHAADGIVFGHLPDSASSLEDVKHILNRLKKEPSLQTGYLTIYQCESEWAEALPLFCSSPPGWSIMREMKNAFDPHQLLNSRRFAELVET; from the coding sequence ATGTCGTCCACACAATCTGACTCTCTCGAAGAGTTCATTCCCGCATCGCAAACTGAATTAAGCAGGTTCATGACGGACAATGCGGCAACGTCTCAAAAACAGATTTTTCCTGTTGGCGGTCGTACCTCGTTATCAGTGTGTTGTGCTTCCAGCCTGTCCGGCATTCAAGTGTGTACATCCCAATTGAATCGCGTTATCGATTATCCAGTACGAGATATGACGATTACTGTCGAAGCAGGTATGCGAATTGATCATCTCAATGAAATCGTCTCCGCAGAAGGACAGCGTCTCCCCGTTGATGTTCCTCAGTCCAACCGAGCCACACTGGGAGGGATCATCGCCACTAATACCAGTGGACCTAAACGTTTTTCATACGGAACAATCCGCGACTACGTCATTGGCACATCAGCCGTCGATGGATCTGGAAATCTATTCAAATCAGGGGGCAGGGTAGTCAAAAATGTTGCCGGCTATGATCTGAAAAAGATGCTGGTCGGATCTCTCGGATCATTAGCCATAATCAGCCAGGTCTCTCTGAACTTGCGTCCCAAGCCGGAGACTCTCTCCATGGTCTGGTTTACTTTTGATTCCTACCAGAAAATTGATCGTGCCCTGGAAGCATTGACAACTTCTGGAACGCGCCCCACTGCAATCGAATATTGTAACAGTAAAGCAGCCAAACAAATTGCAGCAGAATCACGCTTTGAGCTCCCCTGTGAGAACGATGTCATTTGTATTAGTTACGAAGGTTCAAATAACGAAGTTCACTGGCAAACGAACAAAATCATCGAAGAGTGGAAAGAGTTCTCTCCCCTGAGCGCTCAAATTGTTGATTCGGACCATGCAACCAGACTCTATAATGCATTTGTAGAATACCAGACTTCATCAGACGACCCCGTAACTCTTAAGGCAGTTGTACTTCCTTCACAAATGCTGGAATTTGTGGAAGCGGCAACAGAGTTAAATATTGCTGTCCAAGCGCATGCGGCAGATGGTATTGTTTTTGGCCATTTACCAGACTCAGCCAGTTCACTAGAAGATGTAAAGCATATTTTAAACCGATTAAAAAAAGAACCATCTCTACAAACAGGATATCTGACGATCTATCAATGCGAATCAGAATGGGCAGAGGCACTTCCCTTGTTCTGTTCATCTCCTCCTGGATGGTCGATCATGCGGGAAATGAAAAATGCGTTTGACCCACATCAACTTTTAAATTCAAGACGATTTGCAGAGCTGGTTGAAACGTGA
- the rho gene encoding transcription termination factor Rho, translating into MAAKSSETSDKPKRRRTTKTQKKEEHSGEDTHHQNETDDLQDEYHRKAEDNFEIVESYRSSKSETEPENMSDTPAESIGDNNSEKSETDQSEKTGGNRRRRRRRRKSDGSGQGNGNQGQGRQGGHNNRGRNSRGGRSRSGNGGRNQSRRTRSSSSAANENISGTIEGVLELHPKAYGFIRDPKANYKAQDSDAFVSSSLIEKHNLREGILIRGEVGPGTRGQGPRLKCIESIDGRTVEQYMEIKPFDELTPINPFEQIKLETGAMPITMRVMDLLTPIGKGQRALVVAPPRTGKTMLLQDIAEAVSKNHPEIRLMVLLIDERPEEVTEMERSIRGEVISSSMDRDVESHVRTSQLIFERGKRLAEAGEDAFILLDSITRTARAFNKWVGNTGRTMSGGLDVKAMDIPKKMFGTARRFDEGGSLTVLGTALIDTGSRMDEVIFQEFKGTGNMEMVLSRDLSDRRIFPAIDITLSGTRREEKILDPEVMDGVTMLRRSLISLNPVEAMEQLSSTLKKFPTNKEFLEKIRAIL; encoded by the coding sequence ATGGCTGCTAAAAGTTCTGAAACTTCAGACAAACCCAAACGTCGAAGAACAACAAAGACACAAAAAAAAGAAGAGCACTCGGGAGAAGACACTCATCACCAAAATGAAACCGATGATCTGCAAGATGAATACCATCGTAAAGCAGAAGATAATTTCGAAATTGTCGAAAGCTATCGATCATCCAAGAGCGAAACAGAACCAGAAAATATGTCAGACACACCTGCTGAATCGATAGGCGATAATAACTCCGAAAAATCAGAGACTGACCAATCTGAAAAGACAGGTGGCAATCGAAGGAGAAGGCGAAGAAGAAGAAAATCAGATGGATCTGGCCAAGGCAACGGTAACCAGGGTCAAGGTCGTCAAGGGGGGCATAACAATCGAGGTCGCAACAGTAGAGGGGGCCGATCACGTTCCGGTAATGGTGGAAGAAATCAATCACGGCGTACTCGATCCAGTTCTTCTGCAGCCAATGAAAACATCTCAGGAACGATCGAAGGGGTTCTTGAACTGCATCCCAAAGCTTACGGTTTTATTCGAGACCCGAAGGCAAACTACAAAGCACAAGACTCAGATGCATTTGTTTCCAGTTCTCTTATTGAAAAACACAATCTGCGTGAAGGCATCTTGATTCGAGGAGAAGTTGGTCCAGGCACCAGAGGGCAAGGGCCACGTCTCAAATGCATTGAATCAATTGATGGCCGAACCGTTGAACAGTATATGGAAATTAAGCCCTTCGATGAGCTGACCCCTATCAACCCCTTCGAGCAAATTAAACTTGAAACTGGTGCCATGCCAATTACGATGCGCGTCATGGACCTGCTTACGCCAATCGGAAAAGGGCAAAGAGCACTCGTTGTTGCTCCACCGCGAACCGGAAAAACGATGTTGTTACAAGACATCGCAGAGGCGGTCAGTAAAAATCATCCTGAAATCCGCTTGATGGTCTTATTGATCGACGAACGACCAGAAGAAGTCACCGAGATGGAACGCTCCATCAGAGGCGAGGTCATTTCGTCTTCAATGGACCGAGACGTCGAAAGTCATGTTCGTACAAGCCAGCTTATTTTTGAGCGTGGTAAACGCCTGGCTGAAGCTGGAGAAGATGCTTTCATCCTTCTGGATAGTATTACTCGAACAGCGCGGGCGTTCAATAAATGGGTCGGAAATACGGGCCGTACCATGAGCGGTGGTCTGGATGTCAAAGCGATGGACATTCCTAAAAAGATGTTCGGAACAGCACGACGATTTGATGAAGGTGGCTCTCTAACTGTTTTAGGAACAGCACTGATTGACACCGGTAGTCGCATGGATGAAGTCATTTTCCAGGAATTTAAAGGGACTGGCAATATGGAGATGGTTCTCAGTCGGGATCTCTCCGACCGTCGCATATTCCCTGCTATCGACATTACACTTTCGGGTACACGACGTGAAGAAAAAATCCTCGATCCAGAGGTTATGGATGGTGTCACAATGCTTCGCCGAAGTTTAATTTCATTAAACCCTGTTGAAGCGATGGAACAGCTCAGTAGCACGCTCAAAAAATTTCCTACGAACAAAGAGTTTCTCGAAAAAATCCGAGCGATCCTGTAA
- a CDS encoding HAD family hydrolase has translation MSHTVPIQAVAFDLDGLMFNTEHVFFLSGDALLQRRGKKMTSEILHGMMGRRALEGFQHLSSHLNEPEDPHELWVESQEIFYSLLDQHLKPMQGLFELLDYLDELDIPKGVATSSPRQHLETLLTQFDLMHRFQITLTAEDVTHGKPHPEIYLTTAQKLGVGPERMLVLEDSETGTKSGVSAGAHVVSIPHEHSDYGDFSSAHYIASSLTDDKLLELLSASRT, from the coding sequence ATGTCTCATACAGTACCCATCCAGGCGGTTGCCTTTGATCTGGACGGATTAATGTTTAATACAGAGCATGTTTTTTTTCTATCGGGAGATGCGTTACTACAACGTCGCGGTAAAAAAATGACTTCTGAGATCTTGCATGGCATGATGGGACGCCGCGCATTGGAAGGGTTCCAACATCTTTCCAGTCATTTGAATGAACCAGAAGATCCCCATGAGCTTTGGGTAGAAAGTCAGGAGATATTTTATTCACTTCTGGATCAGCACTTGAAACCGATGCAGGGACTGTTTGAATTACTAGATTATCTCGATGAGTTGGATATCCCCAAAGGAGTGGCAACATCTTCACCACGTCAGCATCTAGAGACATTACTCACGCAATTTGACTTGATGCATCGCTTTCAAATTACTTTAACTGCTGAAGATGTGACTCATGGAAAACCTCATCCTGAAATTTATCTGACGACGGCCCAGAAATTAGGGGTGGGGCCAGAGCGAATGTTAGTACTGGAAGATAGCGAAACCGGCACGAAATCTGGTGTGAGCGCAGGCGCTCATGTGGTTTCAATACCGCATGAACACAGCGATTATGGTGACTTTAGCTCTGCTCATTATATTGCCAGCAGTCTTACAGATGACAAGTTATTAGAACTGCTCTCAGCAAGCAGAACATGA
- a CDS encoding M48 family metalloprotease gives MPRYIRSTHGSRNSSLKMRLVIAAGIALFAFISYMMKSDINEITGENQIVALTEQQEIALGLQALPTIMSRHHGEHPDQMAQANVDRVGNRLLQNLNQSLQKAGRQNPYQFDFHLLNDDQVINAFALPGGQIFITAALYQQLESEGQLAGVLGHEIGHVLSRHGAQQMAKQELTQGLAGAAGVAGGDINSARMAQMVGSLVNMKYGRSDELESDRWGVKLLVMSGYDPYAMIGVMDILKRSAGAGRQPEIFSTHPDPGNRIERIKDYIQRAFPSGLPNDLEP, from the coding sequence ATGCCACGATATATCCGTAGCACTCACGGCTCAAGGAATTCATCGTTGAAAATGCGCCTGGTGATTGCAGCAGGAATCGCACTGTTTGCTTTCATTTCCTATATGATGAAGAGCGACATCAATGAAATTACAGGGGAAAATCAAATCGTCGCACTCACAGAACAGCAAGAAATTGCACTGGGTCTGCAGGCGCTACCCACGATTATGAGTCGACACCATGGAGAACATCCAGACCAAATGGCACAAGCGAACGTCGATCGAGTTGGGAATCGTCTGCTTCAAAACTTAAATCAATCGCTACAAAAAGCAGGACGTCAGAATCCTTATCAGTTTGACTTCCACCTTCTGAATGATGACCAGGTTATTAATGCATTCGCTTTGCCAGGAGGCCAAATTTTTATCACAGCCGCTCTTTACCAACAGCTTGAATCGGAAGGGCAATTGGCAGGTGTACTCGGCCACGAAATTGGACACGTCCTGTCTAGACATGGAGCCCAGCAAATGGCAAAACAGGAATTAACTCAGGGACTGGCAGGTGCCGCTGGTGTGGCTGGAGGTGATATTAACAGCGCCCGAATGGCTCAAATGGTTGGATCTCTAGTTAATATGAAATATGGAAGAAGTGATGAACTGGAATCCGACCGCTGGGGAGTCAAATTACTGGTAATGTCGGGCTACGATCCTTACGCGATGATTGGTGTGATGGATATTTTAAAGCGTTCAGCAGGAGCAGGTAGACAACCAGAAATATTCAGTACTCATCCTGATCCAGGGAATCGTATCGAACGCATCAAAGATTATATCCAACGTGCTTTTCCCTCTGGCCTTCCTAATGATTTGGAGCCATAA
- a CDS encoding (Fe-S)-binding protein → MTPDTSLVNSTATTKDTEQVPGSEIPYEKFLDCIHCGLCTAACPTYLETGNENDSPRGRIYLMRAVVDQRIELSDSVRGHLDLCLDCRSCETACPSGVQYGRLIEPFRVDIHKMESAAGTGPESDWFHRWILYRLFPYPNRIRWALLPARIMQFLMVDKLIDSLKLTYLLPQKLRRMHNLLPRLQPVEATLPEILPAKGTQRARVAFFTGCVSEGMYSHVNRATARVLQENGCEVLVPRNQTCCGAIHYHSGSDQAALKFALQNLAAFDLDMLDAIIVNVAGCGAMLKDYGHIVDEIEGVPQEQVEKLKQLATKFRDVSEFLFELGPVPPQGEIPIRATYHDACHLVHAQKVQNQPRKLLELVPGLTLAPLNESTICCGAAGSYNLTQPEMADQLGQRKLKNILDTKADVVISGNVGCTLQIDSQLRQAHKPLWVAHPMEILDLSYRNQKPPI, encoded by the coding sequence ATGACACCCGATACTTCTCTAGTGAATTCGACCGCGACTACGAAAGATACAGAACAAGTCCCAGGTTCTGAGATACCATATGAAAAATTTCTGGACTGCATTCATTGTGGATTATGTACCGCTGCCTGTCCTACTTATTTAGAAACGGGAAATGAAAACGACAGCCCTCGCGGGCGTATTTATCTGATGCGAGCCGTGGTAGATCAACGCATTGAGTTATCTGATTCTGTACGAGGGCATCTGGATTTATGTCTGGACTGTCGTAGTTGTGAGACAGCTTGCCCCTCGGGTGTGCAATACGGTCGTTTGATCGAACCATTTCGGGTCGATATTCATAAAATGGAATCAGCGGCAGGAACAGGCCCGGAAAGCGACTGGTTCCACCGATGGATTCTCTATCGGCTTTTTCCTTATCCCAATCGCATTCGCTGGGCATTATTACCTGCACGCATCATGCAATTTTTGATGGTCGATAAATTGATCGATTCTTTAAAATTGACTTATTTGTTGCCTCAAAAATTACGTCGCATGCACAATCTTTTGCCTCGGCTCCAACCTGTCGAAGCTACATTACCAGAAATATTACCCGCAAAAGGCACTCAACGAGCTCGTGTCGCTTTCTTTACAGGCTGCGTTTCGGAGGGAATGTATAGCCATGTGAATCGCGCCACAGCCCGTGTCTTACAAGAAAACGGCTGTGAGGTCCTTGTTCCCCGAAATCAAACTTGTTGCGGTGCCATCCATTATCACAGTGGATCAGATCAGGCAGCTCTCAAATTTGCTTTACAGAATCTTGCAGCGTTTGACTTAGATATGCTAGATGCCATCATTGTCAATGTAGCCGGCTGTGGTGCGATGCTTAAAGATTACGGACACATCGTTGATGAAATTGAAGGTGTCCCCCAAGAGCAGGTTGAAAAACTCAAACAATTGGCTACCAAATTCCGAGATGTTTCAGAGTTTTTGTTTGAATTAGGACCAGTTCCTCCTCAAGGCGAAATACCAATCCGAGCCACCTATCACGATGCATGCCATCTGGTACATGCACAGAAAGTACAAAATCAACCAAGAAAACTGCTTGAATTAGTTCCAGGATTAACACTGGCTCCTCTAAATGAGTCAACCATCTGTTGTGGTGCGGCGGGAAGCTATAACCTGACACAACCTGAAATGGCAGATCAACTTGGCCAGCGAAAATTGAAAAACATTCTTGATACAAAGGCTGATGTTGTGATCAGCGGTAATGTAGGCTGCACGCTCCAAATTGATTCACAACTGCGTCAGGCTCACAAACCACTCTGGGTTGCGCACCCCATGGAAATCCTGGATCTCAGTTATCGAAATCAAAAACCTCCAATTTGA
- a CDS encoding FAD-binding oxidoreductase — translation MVEQTSQTITQKTPLLAELKKGSSDFSSLVQQLTETVGKEGVLYDAQELLVYECDGYIVDKNAPDIVVFPTSTEQVSKIVKLCNQYNVPFLARGAGTSLSGGCLPIGGGVMIVLTRMKQILEINLRDRYAIVEPGMVNLHLTNALKGTGYHYAPDPSSQGACTIGGNIATNSGGPHTLKYGVTTNHVLGLEAVLPDGSIIELGGPTAEVPGYDLHGLYVGNEGTFGICTKAIVRLTRDPESHRTMLAVFQTIADATRAISEMIAAGIIPSALEMMDQGIIEAVEEAFHFGFPLDAGAVLLIEVDGLEIALDEEVRQILKICNACNVREIQRADTPEERLLIWKSRKQAFGAIGRLSPSYCTQDGVVPRTRLPEILEFIEETSKRYGLKIVNVFHAGDGNVHPILLFDERDQEQIQKVLEASEEILEKCLELGGSVTGEHGIGVEKINFMSRIFNQTDLDAMESVRNIFNPRQICSRDKVLPPIQSDEKSTVKQSHPTRHAPH, via the coding sequence ATGGTTGAACAAACCAGCCAGACGATCACTCAAAAAACTCCTTTATTGGCTGAGTTGAAAAAGGGAAGTTCTGATTTTTCCTCTCTGGTTCAACAGTTAACAGAAACTGTTGGTAAAGAGGGGGTCTTGTACGATGCACAAGAATTACTTGTCTATGAGTGCGATGGATATATCGTCGACAAAAATGCGCCTGACATCGTTGTTTTCCCCACTTCAACTGAACAGGTTTCGAAAATAGTCAAGCTATGCAATCAATACAATGTTCCATTCCTAGCAAGAGGAGCTGGAACCAGCCTTTCCGGAGGCTGCCTCCCAATTGGCGGAGGAGTCATGATTGTTCTGACTCGTATGAAGCAAATTCTGGAAATCAACCTGAGAGACCGTTACGCCATTGTTGAACCTGGAATGGTAAATTTGCATCTGACAAATGCACTTAAAGGAACGGGATATCACTATGCTCCAGACCCTTCCAGCCAGGGTGCCTGTACGATAGGCGGGAACATTGCCACCAATTCAGGCGGACCTCACACTTTAAAATATGGTGTCACGACAAATCATGTACTTGGTCTGGAGGCAGTTTTACCAGATGGTTCTATCATTGAACTCGGTGGACCTACAGCAGAAGTTCCCGGTTATGATCTACATGGCCTCTACGTTGGGAATGAGGGTACCTTTGGAATTTGTACCAAAGCGATCGTAAGGCTCACTCGTGATCCTGAATCACACCGCACCATGTTGGCGGTATTTCAAACAATTGCAGACGCGACACGTGCGATCTCCGAAATGATTGCAGCAGGTATTATCCCTTCTGCCTTGGAAATGATGGATCAGGGAATTATCGAAGCCGTGGAAGAGGCGTTCCACTTTGGCTTCCCTCTTGACGCAGGAGCCGTTTTACTTATTGAAGTTGATGGTCTCGAAATCGCGTTAGATGAAGAAGTACGACAAATTTTAAAAATTTGTAATGCCTGTAACGTCCGTGAAATTCAAAGAGCAGACACTCCCGAAGAACGGCTCCTCATCTGGAAAAGCCGCAAGCAGGCTTTTGGAGCCATTGGTCGTCTGAGTCCTAGCTACTGCACGCAGGATGGTGTTGTTCCACGAACACGACTTCCGGAAATTCTCGAATTTATAGAGGAAACCAGTAAACGCTATGGTTTAAAAATCGTCAATGTTTTTCATGCAGGAGATGGGAACGTGCATCCGATTCTCTTGTTCGATGAACGAGATCAAGAGCAAATCCAAAAAGTTCTAGAGGCAAGTGAAGAGATTCTGGAAAAGTGTCTGGAACTCGGCGGGAGTGTCACCGGAGAACATGGTATCGGTGTTGAAAAAATTAATTTCATGAGCCGAATCTTCAATCAAACAGATTTGGATGCAATGGAATCTGTGCGGAATATTTTTAATCCCCGACAAATTTGTAGTCGCGATAAAGTTCTACCACCAATTCAATCTGATGAAAAATCAACTGTGAAACAGTCTCACCCTACTCGACATGCACCGCATTGA